The Strix uralensis isolate ZFMK-TIS-50842 chromosome 4, bStrUra1, whole genome shotgun sequence genomic interval tttccttcccgttttgattaaaaaaaaatatgaaaatgtcagtGGTGATAGAAACTCCAAATGAGCATACGCCAGCAATAACTTGCCGTGAATCCCCGAACCACGCTTCTCTGTTCAACTGTGTCGGATAAGAAGCATCTCACTTCCGAGCCCTTTCTTGCAGAGCCTGGTCGCGCTCCGCCCGGCACAACAGGCCACCCCCAATCCCAGTGCCCCCCGCCTCGCTGGGGACACCGTTCCGCCTCTCCATTCCCGCCTGGAGCCCTCCCAGCCGGGAAACGGCAGCCGCAGCCCGGACAGAGGGGTGAGTAGCGGCCACCTCCACGGAGGACGCGAGGCCCCCGGCATCAGCAGCCCCCGACCCCCTCACTCACCCCAAGAGCCCCTCAGCCCGCCGGGCAGCTGAGCGGGACGCGAACACCCTCCTtctcccgcccgccgcctcctggGAAGGGGAGGCGGAGCCCGCCAGCCCCCACCCGTCGCCCATGGCCGCCGCCGTCGCCGCAGCGCGTCGCGGCCTGGCCGCCCTGCTGctcggccgccgcccgccgctgccgccctggctgcgcccgccgcccgcccgcagccTCCTCAGCGCCGCCGCCACCCTCGGGCCGGGGCTGGGCGCGCCGCGGGCTGCCGCTGTGCTCTGCGCTGCCGGCCGCAGCTACAGCCAGGTAGGGGCCCGCGCGGACGGGGCCTAAAATGGCGGCAGCGGCGCGGTCGGGGGCGGGAGGCGGAGGGGTCCCCGCCGGGCCGCTGCCCGGGATGGGGCCGTTGGGCGGGAGGACGAGCCCCGGGGCCCTGCGCCCTCCTCCCGCAGCCGCGGGGAGACGGCCTGCGCCATGTGCAGCGCCTGGCCTGGCCTTGCTCCTCCCCGTGCTTTCCCTCCCCACGCTGCGCCAGGCCCCCAGAGCATGCGCCTGCCTTAAGAGTTGAACGGAGCTGGGCACCGCTGTGGAACGCTGCGCCTTTCCACCTCTTAATTTGGGgtctttttggttcttttttggTGGCAGGTTACAGATGCACCCTCCGCGGAAGGTCGCCTCTCAGAGCAAGAACCAGAGTCACCCAAGGCAGAAAGTGACAATGTCTTTCTCATCAGGGCGGAAGGATTCCCCTTCTCGTGCACCGAGGAAGATGTGCTTACCTTTTTTGATAGTATGGGAGTTAATTTTCCTGCGTAACTGTTCAGTGTGGTGTTACTGAACCCAACAGTTCATCATTagttaacagaaagaaaacagaaaaattgttaGCCGGAGAAAGATGAGTTTTTCATATTGGTGCCAAATTATTCATGATTTACACATGTAAAACAAATAATCAACTTCCAAAATGCTGGACAATGACTAGAAACTCATCCTTGcagcattttatatttaattgaGGAAGTCTTTCCCTTTTTAGTCCATGTTTCCACAGTAAAGGCAATCCAACTGAAGTGATTCCTTTAAAGACCATTATGGTTGGCTTTTTCCCAAACTCCCCTCTTTTAAACAAACTCGAGTGGTTTTTGCTTACTAGTTTAAACTTCAGTGTTGCTTTCTGATCCTAATTAATAGGCTTGTACATACCTTTGCAGGGCTGATCCCTTCATACTGTAATATTATGATGCATCCTTCCAGAGTAGACTAGACAGTCAGAGGCAAGTTTTTAAATGGTTTAATGatctgcagaaataaattaagtCAATTGGAAGTCCTAGAGGAAAAGAACAGAGCAGGCAGAGTATAGCTATAGAGACTGAACTATTATAGCATTTGTTTTTGATGTCAGATAAATCAATTACCCTTACCAACAATATGACAGTATAATCCAGTTATACAGCTGTGGAAGCTAACGGATCAGATTCTTATCTGTAATAAACCTTGTGTGTTAGAGTTAAGGTTAGAAGCAGGAGTTTCCTACCCTTTGTTTCAAGACAGTACTTTGCCTCACTGAGGGCGATAGCTCTATACAGAATATTCAGTTTTGATCTGCAATCAAAAGACCCCCATGTTTGATGCAGTTGCGTATGTTTCTGTATCGTGTTCCTTGATTTCTAGGCTGTAGAATTCGAAACGGTGAGAACGGCGTACACTTCCTCTTAAACAGGGATGGGAGACGCAGAGGGGATGCCTTGATCGAGCTGGAGACGAAAGCGGATGTCCAGAGAGCCTTGGAAAAGCACCTGAGGTATATGGGCCCACGCTATGTGAAAGGTGGGTTTGCAATGGCAGAAGTTACATTGGAAGAAAACTTGATCAAGTGAATAAGAACTGCTTGAAGAATAAAACGGGCTGGTGTGAGGGAGGGCAGCGTGGAGAGATGCAGGATGTGGAACAGAGAGCAAATTAGCCAGCATGGCACCACTAAGTCAGAACTTCCAGGGCTGGACAGGAAGAGCAAAGCAGCTTGTGCAGTGAGGGGCACCATGCAGGACAATCAAGTATGGCATGGGGGAAGAAACATTATGGAGTTTTGTCAGGGGGAAAAAGCTTCCTTAGAAGAATGCCTGCAGAGAATCTCCTTCCGAGTACCATGAGGGAAAACATGTATTGTGTCTCTGTCCCTTGCAGTTTTTGAAGTACACGATAGCGACGTAGAGGGCTTACTACAAAATCTGCGGGATGAGTCACACGCCATAAATGATGGAGTTGTACTACTGAGAGGCCTTCCCTTCAGCTCCACTGAGGAGGATATTGCAGATTTTTTCCCAGGTAATTTAGCGTAGTCTGTGCTCTTCGTTTACGAGGCATTTACTTCTCCAAGTTAATGCTTAGGTAGGCTGTTGTTCCTCTAagtgagaaaagcaaaagcagatgcAGCCTTGAACGCCTTAAACAGTATAAGGAGTTGCTGTTCCCCTGCAGCTTGAATTAACTAAAGTTCTCTGAACAAGCTTTTAGCTGGAAGAAAACAGAGGAGCCTACATCCTGTTCCCTGCAGTCGGGATGGCTACCAGTGCATAATTTGGCAAAGTTAAGAGAGGCAAAAAAGCCTGTATGATAGTTACAGTACAGGTGAATGCAGCATGGGTGTTCACAGCTGTATAATCATGACATCACCTATGCCACTTAAAACTattaacagcaatttttttttttttttttttagttactagCTTGTTCATGGTTGTGTAAGCTCACTGCACCAGTTCTCAGCGGAGCAAGTACTGCACAGTGCCTGCACACATGCTCATGTGCTCAAGCAATGCAGGTGGTTGCTGCCTGCCTTCACTAGGAAAGGAGCCTTTCTaggttttgcaaaataaattgaCATTTCCTTAGGTAAAGCTTAAGTTATAGGCTAAACCAAACCCACTTCTTCCCCTCCAGGCATGCATGCAGAGTCCTAAAGCTTATCGTAATCACCGTCATACCAAAAGCAGAGGCTGCTGGTAGTAAATTTTTCAATTGATAACCAGTTGTTCAAGATGTTTGAAGGCATCTAGTAGCAGAGTTATCACAGTGAGATGACTAGGGCAGCATTGTGGAGCAAGTGTTTCCATTTCTTTAGGAGCTTGAGGAGACCCTTTGAGAAAGAAACAAGGTGCAAAGAGGTATGCAAAAgcactcttgaaaaaaaaaaaaaatgtagtagcCCAGCATAGTGTGCCCTCTGTATCATGTCAGATATAGTTTACTGGATGACAGGCTCCCCAAGCAGCTATTATACAGCACAAAAATTGAAGTTCAGTGAATTTGTCCTGGGTTTTaaagagatggaggaaaattaCCTTAATAGGAGAAAATTTCAAGAACATTTGTGCTCTGGACCTCCTTGTTGACTAGAACTTGGATTCACTTGTTATTTTCATAGTTACTTGAATCCTGGAGTCTATTCGTTATTGGCATTAAGCCTTCTGTGAAAACTGACTTAAAGCAAGTAAgttggagtttaaaaaaaagtttaaaaaaaaggtatgtagGCCAGCATGAACAGTTGTTTCAGAACTATTTAACTGTATGGTTAGCTTGTCAAAAACCAAGAGAGTAAGGAAAAAGATGTCTCTCTGAGCTATAGCACAAGTTCCTGACAATGTACATGCCTTTTTCTGCCCACTGCTCTATAGGTTTGAAAATAACTGACATAGCTTTTGTTTACCGGGGAGAAAGAAGAACAGGAGAAGCTTTTGTGCAGTTTGCAGCTCCCGAAATGGCAGCTAAAGCCCTGTTACGACACAGGGAATACATGGGAAGTAGGTAGGTACTTCGCTGGGGTTCATGAGGGTAGAAGAACACAGTATGAAGCATTCTGTGTGGCTTACGCCTTGCTTCTTACCAGGTGAAACAGCTAATCTTAGGCTATTCCATACTCACGTTATTACTAAGGAAGCTTCTGCCCTTATTACCTTTAAAACCTAGAACTCAGACTTTAGATTCAAATTTCAGTAGAAGTCATACCTAAATCTTTCTCCCAGTGTGGTCAGACTGTTACTTTGTGGCTTAAAACATACCTTTTTTAATAGCACCCTCTGAAATACTCTGTGTAACCCAAGTGTTGCCTCCTCTGGTGATGTTTTCTTTAGAACCTTGACAAAATTGGAGAAAGAAAGATGAAGCCTTTTGCAGGtttctgtgtgctgcagaggCACCTTCAGCGCTTGCAGGTTGGGGGAATTTGGGGTCTCAGAAAAATGAATTCTGTTTATTCCTGAAGGTAGTCTCGTCCCAACAAAAGAGGGGTGATAGCATTCAGAGGAGGGCACACTAGATAGGCACCGTCTGCCCAGTCACAAGTGCACGGGGATCCTGTGCCTGCTACAGACATTTGCCCCTGCCAAATTTCCAGCAGGGTCCCTGAGGCTTTCCGCAATTCTAGCAACCCTCACCATTCTCTTGAGGCCAGTACCAAGCACAGTCTGTCTCCACTGGGAGAGTACATTGTACAAAGCAGTTTACTACTCACCTCAGACTTGAATCCATTCCTGACAGTGACTGCTGGCCAGCACCGTACAGTCATCAACCTCTTTGGTGACCACGTCCACCTGTGCTGTTCTCCTTCCTCAGGAATCCACATTCAACTATTTTCTTCCAGAGCAATAAACCCTATGCCACACACTTAAAAGAGGCCTCTCTTTTTCTCAAGCAGAAGCATATACCCCTGTTTctcagaatcataaaatcatttagtttagaaaagacctttaagatcaagtccaaccattaacctgtacactgtcaagtccaccaccaagccatgtccctaagcaccacatctgcatgtcttttaaataccttcagaaCTGCCctcaggaaaaataataaaattgctTTTACCCTATTGAGCTTTCTGATTTTGCTTTAATAAGCTGCTGAGTTCTCTTTCTAAACACCAGATAACAAAAGCTCTCTCCAGACTTTTACTACTTTTACACACCtacttcctttcttctgttcCCTTATTTTCTGTTCCACTCTGCATTTCCTTGTGGTTGTCCCTCCCTGCCCAATACAGCTGCTCTGTAGGTGTGCCCAATGATTGAATTAACACATTTCCCTACCCTCAAGTAAAGATTAATTAATTTTGTGTGcccttaattttttctttgtcataaTCAAACGAGCTGATCTGATTCTCCCACTCAAGTTCatacacttctgtttctctgtgattACCCAAGAAATGGAATGGTTTCCAAAACTGCTATCGGTTTGCTCTTGTTCATTCTTCCTGGACTATGGATTTTATCCAGAAATGGCCTTCAGCTGTGCACAGGACTGTGTGTGGGTTCAGGGGAGCTGAGCTTTAAGCTGTCAGCCTGTACGTGGGGTTAACTTCTCTTACTCTGGCCGCTCTCTTCAGACAGGAGGAAAGCTGCCTCACGTGGCTGTCCATATGCTACTTTTCATCATGTTATCCCGTCAGTGCTATGGAAATGGCCTAATTTAACACTGCTGGTTAAATTTCTGTGAGGCCCAGCTGGTACTAATCTGAAAGATTAGCACAGGCAGCTCTGAGTTAAGGGGTTCTGGGGTGGGTAGCTAGAAACATAAGGCATTATCATTTTATGTTTTGAACCTCCAAGTagagtttgttttatttttctttctgtggtgtaAGGAGGATCTTGGTGGAGCCCCTTAATGTTGCATTACTTATTGATGTATTACACCCATGACTTTCACACACTCCCACTCACATTTTATCCCATCAATTTCATAGCCATATGTAAAAAAGGCTCCAGTGAAGTATTTAATATGACCCTGTGCATCTTCTGTGTCTGCCTGTTTCAGTAATCTGTTTTGGGATTGggcatttgttttttttttaatttgggggtTGTAAAAATCGGAAAGTGCAATTTGCAGAGGTGCAGTGAGAGGAAAACAGCCTCACATACAAAGCTGCTCAAAAGGATGCATActactgaaagagaaaacatttttcagaggaaGTAAACCTGTATTTCTGCAACAAAACAGAGTTCTGGCTTGTAAGTGTTTGGTATTACTTTTACAAGAAGTTTGTATAAGGCTGTAAACTAAAGAGTTTGTCCAGACCAGACTAGTAATCTGTCTCACAGTAGGTGGCTTTATACAGGAGAGTGGCTGTCACTGCAAGTGGAAGGGGCTTTCATAAACATAAGTGTGCAATTCAAATGAATTAATTCTTCAGGACCGTTGCTTGCCACGCCCTGGCTCTCACACCCGGCACATGAGCAGAGCTGAGGCAGGAGAACGTCCTGAAGGTTCTTTTTCAACACCTTGAGTTCTTTGTGGAGGTGCAAGACATGCCATGTAATTTTCTCCTTTGACTTCTAGATACATAGAAGTGTACGTAAGTAGAAAGCATCACATGCAGAGGCATGTGCCTTATGCCAAGCAGACTACGATCTACTCCAGAGTGAGAAAAGAATATGAAACAGTTTCTGAAGAAAGAGGATTGAGCTACATGGAAGATTCCCATGGCAAAAGAGAAACCAGTGAGTCCCACCCTGTCGTGTGTGTTTGGGGGCCCTTTGTTTTACCCCGATGATCTGCTGTGAAaaagaccccccccaccccccgccccgtttCTGCAGCTTTCATGTGAGGGAGGTGAGAATTGcaagcattaatgttttttttcctccattccaCAGAATTGTGCAGGGAAGGGACAGAAAGCTCTGGGCACATTTTAGAATCTGGGAACTTCTCACCACCGCTGCACTTTGTCCACATGAGGGGTTTTCCTACCCAGGCTACTGCCCAAGACATAATAAATGTGAGTAACAATAAAACTATGAATTGAATTTGGTTGTCATTACCAATGTAAACCCTTGATTATTACAGATGAAGTcacttcagatttttaatttatcCATGTCTGTGTTAGTCCTCAGTGCTGTGTAGCTTCAGGCTGAATGCATTTGGAAACCTGAGCTTGCTGAGGGTTACAGGCTCCCCAGGGTAGCCGTGGCCTCACAGGCACAGCAGTGATACGCTCGCCTCCATAAATAAGAATGGATTAAAGCTTGCTGGGCTGTCTTCATACCCCTCCCTTTGGCTTGAGTAGCCATTTATAATCTTGGCTAGATTTCAGAGTACCTGACTGTATGAAAATGAGTTTCAGAATCTTTTTAATACTCTTTCTACTTCATTTTACTAGTATACAGCATCACAGAGCAAGCGTACCTGCACTTAACGACTTGGACATGTACAGAGCACATGTGCTGTGTGAGGATTTTTGTTCTGTCAAGAATGACTGCCAGGAGCTTGCAGAGGGTGGGGGGCTGCACAGTGTGGGAGAGGTGGCTTGGGTGTGCCCCAGGTTCACCCAGACAAGAAAGGCAGCCTTTTGCTACTCACAGGCTCAGCCTCCCCCACAGCTGGATAGGCTTTATGAGGAAAAACATCAAGTTTCTAGGTAATAGGTTGTGTTACTGTTGTTTCTTTCTCACTAAACTCTCGTTTTTCTCCTTTTGAGTTTTTTGCTCCGCTGAAGCCCACAAGGATCATGGTAGAATACAACTCCCATGGAGATGCAACAGGAGCAGCAGAGGTGCATTTCAAGAGCCATGAGGACGCAGTCGCTGCAATGGCCAAGGAGGGCTCACAGCTGCGTAAGTAAAGAGGAAGGGATCTTACAACCCCACGACTCAGACCCTCGGGGAGTTTGGCACAGCTCGTCAAGCTGCTGCTAACACCCTGTGCAGAAGGATCATCTTAAATGTAGATTTCCAAATTACCCTATTATGCAACATTGGCtttgtgaggggggaaaaaaaaagaaaatgacacacAAGTCACTGAACACAGCCTGCCTCTCTGAAATTGTTCCCCAGAGTGCAGTGCCGTTGAATTATTCCTGAATGAACATCCAGAGGCAAAAGAAAACTGCTAGTGACAGTGGCACGGTCTCAGGTTTGGTAAGTGCATCCTCCTTTGCTGTTGTTCCTGTACTATTTTTTAGCAACGTGTGCCTCAGGCTTACTATTTCTGATACTTTGGATTTCAGCTCCCTTAAAGGATCAAATTTAGAGTGGCTGAAGGGGGTCATCACCGCTCATCTCAGGTCAGGCAGCGAGCCTGGCCTCTCTGGCCTGCAGATCCAGATCCCCACAGAGTGAAAGTcctgtggggaaggggcagcagctccttCCTGAGGCTAcagctggagctggcagaggtTATTGTGCTGCCCAGGCATCTGCCCTGTCGCAGCTGAGGCCTagactgtgctggagagctttttctgttttcctcctccctttaaaACTCTGTTAATGTGATTGATGAAAGGTTCTGAAGGGGTTGTATTCACTGGCATGGAAGAGGAAACGGGGCTAAACATTTTCCCCAGATGCGTATTAACAGTAATTGGTCTTTTGGCTGGGACAATATTACTTAGAATTACAGACAATGGAGTTTGATAAAGTAACATtcttcagatgattttttttcttttttaatccatcCACTCAAACGCAGGCCCAGAGCCTACCTAAATGTGGGAGTCAGCTACAAGGTAGTCAGTGTGTTTTCAGTGCAAACAGGCTGTCATGTTTTTCACAATATTAACCTCAGGGGAGGAGTGTCCTGTAGTGGGacagtttttgcctttttttatggCACAGAAACTGTGTCTCCTTGCCCTTTACAAGAGACAAACtgcaggctggggtggggtgaGCACGGGGGAGGGGCCCCTCCTGCAGAGACCCGCATGGCATGCTGTGGCAGTTCTTGCTGCTGAAACAGCATCAGGCCACACTCCTCACTGAAAACCAAAAGACAGCCCTCcctgcaaaaaaattaaaaccctgcAAAAGAAGGGTTTCCTAGGTCTACAGGAGTGAGGCATAATGTATAAGGAAAGAAGTTCCCTGGGACCTTTGTGGAAGGCCCTGGCCACCTTGTAACGCTTCCACCAATGCCCTTCTGAAAATGGGGGTGATTGGTCGCTGCTCCCCCAGGTGCTGGCCCCCACAGCTGACATAGGGAGGGCCCACCCGCCCCTCTCCATCCCAGCAGCCGCCCTGCAGCTCTGGGTTCCCAGTCTAGGGCAGGGATAAACTCCTGGGGCGGGTTCAAGATGTGCACTCAGCAGTGACCAATGTGGCCCACAGCCTCCCTGCTGCCGGGGCACAGTGACAGCCCTGACTTCCAGGCCCCTGTGCTGGGACCAGTGgaattaaacacacacacacaccccccactcCATGTGTGCTGCAGCCCCACCCAAAAAGTCTCACCTGTTGGAGCTGTTTGCGTCATCTTACCTTTTTTGGTGAGATCTTTTAGTATTGCCAAATGCTACTATTCTATTATTGGagacaaaaattcagaaaaacgCAGCAGTGCATTTGAAACAAGGAAAGCAATAAGCTTGCGGTGAGGTAGTGATtgatctttttcctcttcctttctttttaggCCAAAGTGAACACATTCCGTGGATATGAGTGTAAAGATCGAGTACAAGTGGCGCTGCTCAATAACAAGGATAAACTGTATAAAATCTATTTGAGCGTTGTGTAAAAGCATGTAATAAATTGTGTTGACATACTGTGGAAAGATTGTCTGttacaaaagcagcagcagctgtaccAGAGGAATGGGAAATGCTGCAGGATGGAGCACTTCTAGTCTCCTGCTGCGTGAGATGTACAAA includes:
- the GRSF1 gene encoding G-rich sequence factor 1, whose product is MAAAVAAARRGLAALLLGRRPPLPPWLRPPPARSLLSAAATLGPGLGAPRAAAVLCAAGRSYSQVTDAPSAEGRLSEQEPESPKAESDNVFLIRAEGFPFSCTEEDVLTFFDSCRIRNGENGVHFLLNRDGRRRGDALIELETKADVQRALEKHLRYMGPRYVKVFEVHDSDVEGLLQNLRDESHAINDGVVLLRGLPFSSTEEDIADFFPGLKITDIAFVYRGERRTGEAFVQFAAPEMAAKALLRHREYMGSRYIEVYVSRKHHMQRHVPYAKQTTIYSRVRKEYETVSEERGLSYMEDSHGKRETKLCREGTESSGHILESGNFSPPLHFVHMRGFPTQATAQDIINFFAPLKPTRIMVEYNSHGDATGAAEVHFKSHEDAVAAMAKEGSQLQCSAVELFLNEHPEAKENC